The following proteins come from a genomic window of Acidimicrobiales bacterium:
- a CDS encoding acyl-CoA thioesterase domain-containing protein yields the protein MTDTPDLLQLDDAEGGRLRVRHPSESAEGRDVVFSGQLIAQMIMAADRSVEGSKDAKSVHALFARAGSYTMPIELEVDVMQAGRTWASNTVTATQNGKLLSRSLVLLSIDDPDLMRHELSMPEVPGPDQAAPAQSFAYPGAEVRRVDAPDATAGGVPAMWQWVRVPGISGSPAVHQAVLSWCTPGPIIELAMRPHAEKVRIGDAHRSVSTGVIGHTISFHERFDASDWVLISYEASYAGRGRVHGRGLCFTEDGRLLASFEQDSMVRAVEGELDFRRAM from the coding sequence ATGACCGACACCCCCGACCTCCTCCAGCTGGACGACGCCGAAGGGGGTCGCCTCCGGGTCAGACACCCGAGCGAGTCGGCCGAGGGCCGCGACGTGGTCTTCAGCGGTCAGCTGATCGCCCAGATGATCATGGCGGCGGACCGCTCGGTCGAGGGAAGCAAGGACGCGAAGTCGGTACACGCCCTCTTTGCCCGGGCGGGGTCGTACACGATGCCGATCGAGCTCGAGGTCGACGTGATGCAGGCGGGGCGGACGTGGGCCAGCAACACGGTCACCGCCACCCAGAACGGGAAGCTCCTGTCGCGGTCGTTGGTGCTGTTGAGCATCGACGATCCCGACCTCATGCGCCACGAGTTGTCCATGCCCGAGGTGCCCGGGCCCGACCAGGCGGCTCCGGCCCAGTCCTTCGCCTATCCCGGTGCCGAGGTGCGCCGGGTGGACGCCCCCGACGCCACCGCCGGCGGGGTCCCCGCCATGTGGCAGTGGGTCCGGGTGCCCGGGATCTCGGGCAGCCCCGCCGTGCACCAGGCCGTGCTGTCGTGGTGCACCCCGGGCCCGATCATCGAGCTGGCCATGCGGCCCCACGCCGAGAAGGTCCGCATCGGTGACGCCCACCGGTCGGTGTCGACCGGGGTCATCGGGCACACCATCAGCTTCCACGAGCGCTTCGACGCGAGCGACTGGGTGCTGATCAGCTACGAGGCTTCCTATGCCGGCCGGGGCCGGGTCCACGGCCGGGGGCTGTGCTTCACCGAGGACGGGCGCCTGCTCGCGTCCTTCGAGCAGGACAGCATGGTGCGCGCCGTCGAGGGGGAGCTGGACTTCCGCCGGGCCATGTAG
- a CDS encoding SDR family oxidoreductase, whose amino-acid sequence MSLFDAFRYDGKRALVVGGATGMGAATAQLALDAGAEVVVMDFADINLPGAKAIHLNLADKDSIDKAVDECGGPVHALFACAGVADGTPGIEKINFIGHRRLIDRMLAGNLLPRGSAIGFISSAAGLGWETNLDQIVEYLDIADFDAASAWAVEHNHADYMWSKQTICAYVGRQAYPLLKQGIRINAICPGPTDTPLAQANKDLWLGFGADYRGDLGIEASTPLEQAYPLVFLCSEAASVISGITMITDAGYISSGVTKSFPAATEVANFLLGRY is encoded by the coding sequence GTGAGCCTGTTCGATGCGTTCCGGTACGACGGGAAGCGCGCCCTGGTGGTCGGGGGAGCCACGGGCATGGGTGCGGCCACGGCCCAGCTGGCGCTCGACGCGGGGGCCGAGGTGGTGGTGATGGACTTCGCCGACATCAACCTGCCCGGCGCCAAGGCCATCCACCTGAACCTGGCCGACAAGGACTCGATCGACAAGGCCGTCGACGAGTGCGGTGGGCCGGTCCACGCCCTGTTCGCCTGCGCCGGCGTGGCCGACGGGACCCCCGGCATCGAGAAGATCAACTTCATCGGCCACCGGCGCCTGATCGACCGCATGCTGGCCGGGAACTTGCTGCCCCGGGGCTCCGCCATCGGGTTCATCTCCTCCGCCGCCGGGCTCGGGTGGGAGACCAACCTCGACCAGATCGTCGAGTACCTCGACATCGCCGACTTCGACGCCGCCTCGGCGTGGGCCGTCGAGCACAACCACGCCGACTACATGTGGAGCAAGCAGACCATCTGCGCCTACGTCGGCCGCCAGGCCTACCCGCTCCTCAAGCAGGGCATCCGGATCAACGCCATCTGCCCCGGGCCCACCGACACCCCCTTGGCCCAGGCCAACAAGGATCTGTGGCTGGGCTTCGGCGCCGACTACCGCGGCGACCTCGGCATCGAGGCGTCGACGCCACTCGAGCAGGCGTACCCGTTGGTGTTCCTCTGCAGCGAGGCCGCCTCGGTAATCAGCGGCATAACCATGATCACCGACGCCGGCTACATCAGCTCGGGCGTGACCAAGTCGTTCCCGGCCGCGACCGAGGTGGCCAACTTCCTCCTCGGCCGGTACTGA
- a CDS encoding amidohydrolase family protein yields the protein MNRDDMILLSIDDHSIEPPDMYERHVPARWRDQAPKIVRNDQGMDMWTFQGQATSTAFGMAATVGWPAEEWGFNPGAFSELRPGCFDVHERVRDMNANGVLASMCFPTMAGFNARTFTEAGDKELSLVMLQAYNDWHIDDWCGSYPGRFIPLGIVPMWDVDLAVKEVRRIAAKGCRAISFLEAPHSQGWPSFLSGHWDPMLAAIVDEDMVLCLHIGGAWDIVKLAPEAPIDHKIVIPTQLTMLTAQDLLFGPTLRRFPDLRVALSEGGIGWIPFYLERIDRHFRNQAWIGNDFGGRLPSEVFRDHVLACFITDPVGLKLRHEIGIDVIAWECDYPHTDTTWPNSPEVVWAEFEAAGVPDEEVHKITWENAARFFGWDPVSQLPRERATVAALRALAADVDTTRMPRAEWRRRNEAAGIGAV from the coding sequence ATGAACCGAGACGACATGATCCTGCTGAGCATCGACGACCACTCGATCGAGCCCCCGGACATGTACGAGCGCCACGTCCCGGCCCGGTGGCGGGACCAGGCGCCGAAGATCGTGCGCAACGACCAGGGCATGGACATGTGGACCTTCCAGGGCCAGGCCACGTCCACCGCCTTCGGCATGGCAGCCACGGTGGGGTGGCCGGCCGAGGAGTGGGGCTTCAACCCGGGCGCCTTCTCCGAGCTCCGCCCGGGGTGCTTCGACGTCCACGAACGCGTACGGGACATGAACGCCAACGGGGTGCTGGCGTCGATGTGCTTCCCGACCATGGCCGGCTTCAACGCCCGCACCTTCACCGAGGCCGGTGACAAGGAGCTCTCCCTCGTGATGCTCCAGGCCTACAACGACTGGCACATCGACGACTGGTGCGGCTCCTATCCGGGCCGCTTCATCCCCCTCGGCATCGTGCCCATGTGGGACGTCGACCTGGCGGTGAAGGAGGTCCGGCGCATCGCCGCCAAGGGATGCCGGGCCATCAGCTTCCTCGAGGCGCCCCACTCCCAGGGCTGGCCGAGCTTCCTCTCCGGGCACTGGGACCCGATGCTGGCGGCCATCGTCGACGAGGACATGGTGCTGTGCCTGCACATCGGCGGCGCCTGGGACATCGTCAAGCTGGCGCCCGAGGCTCCCATCGACCACAAGATCGTCATCCCTACCCAGCTCACCATGCTGACCGCCCAGGACCTGCTGTTCGGGCCGACCCTGCGGCGCTTCCCGGACCTGCGGGTGGCGCTGTCCGAGGGCGGCATCGGCTGGATCCCCTTCTACCTCGAGCGCATCGACCGGCACTTCCGGAACCAGGCGTGGATCGGCAACGACTTCGGGGGCCGGCTCCCGTCGGAGGTGTTCCGGGACCACGTCCTGGCCTGCTTCATCACCGACCCCGTCGGGCTGAAGCTGCGCCACGAGATCGGGATCGACGTGATCGCGTGGGAATGCGACTACCCGCACACCGACACGACCTGGCCCAACAGTCCCGAGGTGGTGTGGGCCGAGTTCGAGGCGGCGGGCGTCCCCGACGAGGAGGTCCACAAGATCACGTGGGAGAACGCGGCCCGCTTCTTCGGGTGGGACCCGGTCTCCCAGCTGCCTCGGGAGCGGGCCACCGTGGCCGCCCTGCGGGCCCTGGCCGCCGACGTCGACACGACCCGGATGCCCCGCGCCGAATGGCGCCGGCGCAACGAGGCCGCCGGGATCGGCGCCGTCTGA
- a CDS encoding cytochrome P450, with the protein MTVTRESDVYYDPYDFDIDTDPYPVWKRLRDEAPLYYNERYDFYALSRFDDVEKGLVDWKTYISGKGSVLEIIRANFEMPPGSILFEDPPAHDHHRGLLSRVFTPKRMAAIEPQVREFCARSLDPLAGSGGFDFIRDLGAQMPMRTIGYLLGIPEEDQERIRDRLDAGMRLKDGTMPEDRLAVATAPGREFEEYIDWRAEHPSDDLMTDLLNATFEDVTGTVRTLTREEVLNYISLLAGAGNETTTRLIGWAGKLLAEHPDQRQALLEDPSLIPNAVEELLRYEAPSPVQARYVTRDVEWHGRTMPEGAVVLMLNGAANRDEREFPDPDRFDIHRQIGHHLTFGYGIHFCLGSHLARLEGRVALDEVLKRFPRWEVDWDNAEQAHTSTVRGWERLPVFTA; encoded by the coding sequence ATGACCGTCACGCGCGAGAGCGACGTCTACTACGACCCCTACGACTTCGACATCGACACCGACCCCTACCCGGTGTGGAAGCGACTACGCGACGAGGCCCCGCTCTACTACAACGAGCGCTACGACTTCTACGCCCTGTCCCGCTTCGACGACGTCGAGAAGGGCCTGGTCGACTGGAAGACCTACATCTCGGGCAAGGGCTCGGTCCTGGAGATCATCAGGGCCAACTTCGAGATGCCCCCGGGCAGCATCCTCTTCGAGGACCCGCCCGCCCACGACCACCATCGCGGCCTGCTGTCCCGGGTGTTCACACCCAAGCGGATGGCGGCCATCGAGCCCCAGGTGCGCGAGTTCTGCGCCCGCTCGCTGGACCCGCTGGCCGGCAGCGGGGGCTTCGACTTCATCAGAGACCTCGGCGCCCAGATGCCGATGCGCACCATCGGCTACCTGCTGGGGATCCCCGAGGAGGACCAGGAGCGGATCCGGGACCGGCTCGACGCGGGGATGCGCCTCAAGGACGGCACCATGCCTGAGGACCGGCTGGCGGTGGCCACGGCGCCGGGCCGGGAGTTCGAGGAGTACATCGACTGGCGGGCCGAGCACCCCTCCGACGACCTCATGACCGACCTGTTGAACGCCACCTTCGAGGACGTGACCGGCACCGTGCGCACGCTCACCCGGGAGGAGGTCCTCAACTACATCAGTCTCCTGGCTGGAGCCGGCAACGAGACCACCACCCGGCTCATCGGCTGGGCCGGCAAGCTGCTGGCCGAGCACCCCGACCAACGCCAGGCGCTGCTGGAGGACCCGTCTCTCATCCCCAACGCCGTCGAGGAGCTCCTCCGCTACGAGGCCCCCTCGCCCGTCCAGGCCCGTTACGTCACCCGGGACGTCGAGTGGCACGGGCGGACCATGCCGGAGGGTGCGGTGGTGCTCATGCTCAACGGCGCCGCCAATCGCGACGAGCGCGAGTTCCCCGACCCCGACCGCTTCGACATCCACCGCCAGATCGGCCACCACCTCACCTTCGGCTACGGGATCCACTTCTGCCTGGGCAGCCACCTGGCCCGGCTCGAGGGGCGGGTGGCCCTGGACGAGGTCCTCAAGCGGTTCCCCCGCTGGGAGGTCGACTGGGACAACGCCGAGCAGGCCCACACCTCGACGGTGCGGGGCTGGGAGCGACTGCCGGTATTCACGGCCTAG
- a CDS encoding ABC transporter ATP-binding protein, with the protein MPATAAPDAPILRAQDLDVRYGPSRALFEVSLDLPRGRMVAVLGPNGAGKSTLARALSGLVPVTSGTIEYDGRDITRWPAHRRRRAGLTYIPEGRGIFPGLSVLDNLRMAVRQSGGRAEREAAMDKAVELFRVLGERRYQRAGSLSGGEQQMLALARALAVDPQLVIADEMSLGLAPLVVDAVFEGLERARRQGITVLLIEQFVHRALQLADDCVILGRGRVGWSGRAADAGPEVLDRYLGEATAATA; encoded by the coding sequence ATGCCCGCCACCGCCGCGCCCGACGCCCCGATCCTCCGGGCCCAGGACCTCGACGTCCGCTACGGGCCGTCCCGGGCCCTCTTCGAGGTCTCCCTCGACCTGCCTCGAGGGCGCATGGTGGCGGTGCTCGGTCCCAACGGGGCGGGCAAGAGCACCCTGGCCCGGGCCCTGTCGGGCCTGGTTCCGGTCACCTCCGGGACCATCGAGTACGACGGTCGGGACATCACCCGCTGGCCCGCCCACCGCCGCCGGCGGGCCGGGCTCACCTACATCCCCGAGGGCCGGGGGATCTTCCCGGGCCTGTCGGTGCTCGACAACCTCCGCATGGCGGTGCGCCAGTCGGGTGGCCGGGCCGAGCGCGAGGCCGCCATGGACAAGGCGGTCGAGCTGTTCCGGGTCCTGGGCGAGCGTCGCTACCAGCGGGCCGGGAGCCTGTCCGGAGGCGAGCAGCAGATGCTGGCGCTGGCCCGGGCCCTGGCCGTCGACCCCCAGCTGGTGATCGCCGACGAGATGTCCCTCGGCCTGGCGCCTCTGGTCGTGGACGCGGTGTTCGAGGGTCTGGAGCGGGCCCGGCGCCAGGGGATCACCGTCCTGCTCATCGAGCAGTTCGTCCACCGGGCCCTCCAGCTGGCCGACGACTGCGTGATCCTCGGGCGGGGCCGGGTCGGGTGGTCGGGTCGGGCCGCCGACGCCGGACCCGAGGTTCTCGACCGCTACCTGGGCGAGGCCACCGCCGCCACCGCCTGA
- a CDS encoding glycoside hydrolase family 65 protein, with protein sequence MFSHPSFIVEPWRVTETELDLGVLAQTESIFALSNGHLGLRGNLDEGEPYGLPGTYLNSVYELRPLPYAEAGYGYPESGQTIVNVTNGKLIRLLVDDEPLDVRYGDLLSHRRCLDLRAGHLTRDLEWRSPAGTRVRVRSIRLVSFVQRSVAAVRYEVEALDRPVGVVVQSELVANESVPALSGDPRVAAALDAPLEGEEDLALEGGALLVHRVRASGLRVAAAMQHTVEAESAMEVSAESISDVARTTVVGRLAPGQTLTVTKLLAYGWSAQRSRPAVHDQVRGAIQAAAHTGWDGLVTEQRAYLDDFWDRADVELDGDPETQQGVRFAMFHVLQAGARAERRPIAAKGLTGPGYDGHAFWDTEIYVLGLLTMANPAAVADALRWRHRSLPAARERARQLGLAGAAFPWRTINGQECSSYWPAGTAAFHIGADVAYAVVRYLRATEDREFELEAGVELLVETARLWLSLGHRDGAGRFRIDGVTGPDEYSAVADNNVYTNLMAQLNLRAAAVSAGRHREHARELGVTDEEVVAWRAAADAMYVPYDERLGVHPQADGFTDHQVWDFASTPPDHYPLLLHYPYFDLYRKQVVKQADLVLALHLRGDAFTAEEKGRDFDYYEPLTVRDSSLSACTQAVMAAEVGHLDLAYRYLREAVLMDLADLEHNTRDGVHIASLAGAWIALVDGFGGMRLTDEGLSLRPCLPPAIGRLCFHVSYRSRRLRITVDRRGVTYRLLQGAPLGFSHYGEAVEVKEGQELARAIPEPVARPAPSQPAGREPVR encoded by the coding sequence ATGTTCAGCCACCCGTCGTTCATCGTCGAGCCGTGGCGGGTCACCGAGACCGAGCTGGACCTGGGCGTGCTGGCCCAGACGGAGTCGATCTTCGCCCTGTCCAACGGGCACCTCGGCCTGCGGGGCAACCTCGACGAGGGGGAGCCCTACGGCCTGCCGGGCACCTACCTCAACTCGGTGTACGAGCTGCGGCCCCTGCCGTACGCCGAGGCCGGCTACGGCTACCCCGAGTCGGGCCAGACCATCGTGAACGTGACCAACGGCAAGCTGATCCGCCTCCTCGTGGACGACGAGCCGCTGGACGTGCGCTACGGGGACCTCCTCTCCCACCGGCGCTGCCTCGACCTGCGCGCCGGCCACCTGACGCGCGACCTGGAGTGGCGCAGCCCGGCCGGGACCCGGGTGCGCGTGCGGTCGATCCGCCTGGTGTCGTTCGTGCAGCGGTCGGTGGCGGCCGTCCGCTACGAGGTGGAGGCGTTGGACCGCCCGGTGGGTGTGGTGGTGCAGTCCGAGCTGGTCGCCAACGAGTCGGTGCCCGCCCTCTCCGGCGACCCTCGCGTGGCGGCGGCCCTCGACGCCCCGCTCGAGGGGGAGGAGGACCTGGCCCTCGAGGGCGGGGCCCTCCTCGTCCACCGGGTGCGCGCCAGCGGTCTCCGGGTGGCGGCGGCCATGCAGCACACCGTCGAGGCCGAGTCCGCGATGGAGGTCTCGGCCGAGTCGATCAGCGACGTGGCGCGCACCACCGTCGTGGGCCGGCTGGCCCCCGGGCAGACGCTGACCGTCACCAAGCTCCTGGCCTACGGCTGGTCCGCCCAGCGGTCGCGACCCGCCGTCCACGACCAGGTCCGGGGGGCCATCCAGGCCGCCGCCCACACCGGATGGGACGGTCTGGTGACCGAGCAGCGCGCCTACCTGGACGACTTCTGGGATCGGGCGGACGTGGAGCTCGACGGTGATCCCGAGACCCAGCAGGGCGTGCGCTTCGCCATGTTCCACGTCCTGCAGGCCGGCGCCCGGGCCGAGCGGCGCCCCATAGCGGCCAAGGGCCTGACCGGACCGGGCTACGACGGGCACGCCTTCTGGGACACCGAGATCTACGTGCTGGGCCTGCTCACCATGGCCAACCCGGCGGCCGTGGCCGACGCTCTCCGGTGGCGGCACCGTTCCCTCCCGGCGGCCCGGGAGCGGGCGCGCCAGCTCGGTCTGGCCGGGGCCGCCTTTCCGTGGCGCACGATCAACGGCCAGGAGTGCTCGAGCTACTGGCCGGCGGGCACGGCGGCGTTCCACATCGGCGCCGACGTGGCCTACGCGGTCGTGCGCTACCTGCGCGCCACCGAGGACCGGGAGTTCGAGCTCGAGGCCGGCGTCGAGCTGCTGGTCGAGACGGCCCGGCTGTGGCTCTCTCTCGGCCATCGCGACGGGGCCGGACGGTTCCGCATCGACGGGGTGACCGGTCCCGACGAGTACAGCGCGGTGGCCGACAACAACGTCTACACCAACCTGATGGCCCAGCTGAACCTGCGGGCGGCGGCGGTGTCGGCCGGCCGGCACCGTGAGCACGCACGCGAGCTGGGGGTGACGGACGAGGAGGTGGTGGCGTGGCGGGCCGCCGCCGACGCCATGTACGTCCCGTACGACGAGCGCCTCGGCGTCCACCCGCAGGCCGACGGGTTCACCGACCACCAGGTCTGGGACTTCGCCTCCACTCCCCCCGACCACTACCCCCTGCTGCTGCACTACCCGTACTTCGATCTCTACCGGAAGCAGGTCGTCAAGCAGGCGGACCTGGTGCTGGCCCTGCATCTGCGCGGCGACGCATTCACCGCCGAGGAGAAGGGCCGCGACTTCGACTACTACGAGCCGCTGACCGTCCGGGACTCGTCGCTGTCGGCCTGCACCCAGGCGGTGATGGCGGCCGAGGTCGGCCACCTCGACCTCGCCTACCGCTATCTGCGCGAGGCGGTCCTCATGGACCTGGCCGACCTCGAGCACAACACCCGCGACGGGGTGCACATCGCCTCGCTGGCGGGGGCGTGGATAGCCCTGGTCGACGGATTCGGTGGGATGCGGCTCACCGACGAAGGGCTGTCGCTCCGGCCCTGTCTACCCCCGGCCATCGGGCGCCTGTGCTTCCACGTCTCCTACCGCTCCCGCCGTCTGCGGATCACGGTGGATCGCCGCGGAGTGACGTACCGGCTGCTGCAGGGCGCCCCGCTCGGGTTCTCCCACTACGGGGAGGCGGTCGAGGTGAAGGAGGGCCAGGAGCTGGCCCGGGCCATCCCGGAGCCGGTGGCGCGGCCCGCCCCCTCCCAACCGGCGGGACGTGAGCCCGTCCGCTGA
- a CDS encoding enoyl-CoA hydratase-related protein — translation MTDLHEYTEILYSASDHVATIVLNRPDRRNALDYRLRRELVDALRRAEADDEVSLVLIEGAGPSFCSGYDMAMGPDAGPPPEGWVSSEHYDGWTDQFARSCLRDWLTIWDLLKPVVAKVHGHCLAGGTELMSMCDIAFVADDAIIGYPPMRGMTTPDVPYFPWKMTMARAKYLQLTGNTVSGKEAAAMGWVAKSFPADELDEAVLREVRPMAQIAPDLLAANKAELNEAYEVMGMRTALQRAWQWHTVTQRLRPRRNDFGQTMREGGLRAAIEWRDGPFRKEGFPI, via the coding sequence ATGACCGACCTGCACGAGTACACCGAGATCCTCTACTCGGCGTCCGACCACGTCGCCACGATCGTCCTCAACCGCCCCGACCGGCGCAACGCCCTCGACTACCGGCTGCGGCGGGAGCTGGTGGACGCGCTGCGGCGGGCCGAGGCGGACGACGAGGTCAGCCTGGTGCTGATCGAAGGAGCGGGCCCGTCGTTCTGCAGCGGCTACGACATGGCCATGGGCCCCGACGCCGGCCCGCCCCCCGAGGGCTGGGTCAGCTCCGAGCACTACGACGGGTGGACCGACCAGTTTGCCCGCAGCTGCCTGCGCGACTGGCTCACCATCTGGGATCTGCTCAAGCCGGTCGTGGCCAAGGTGCACGGCCACTGCCTGGCGGGCGGCACCGAGCTGATGTCGATGTGCGACATCGCCTTTGTGGCCGATGACGCCATCATCGGCTACCCGCCGATGCGGGGGATGACCACCCCGGACGTGCCCTACTTCCCCTGGAAGATGACCATGGCCCGGGCCAAGTACCTGCAGCTCACCGGGAACACGGTGTCCGGGAAGGAGGCCGCCGCCATGGGCTGGGTGGCCAAGAGCTTCCCCGCCGACGAGCTGGACGAGGCGGTGCTGAGGGAGGTCCGGCCCATGGCGCAGATCGCCCCCGACCTGCTGGCGGCCAACAAGGCCGAGCTCAACGAGGCCTACGAGGTCATGGGCATGCGCACGGCTCTCCAACGGGCATGGCAGTGGCACACGGTGACCCAGCGGCTCCGGCCCCGGCGCAACGACTTCGGGCAGACCATGCGGGAGGGCGGTCTGCGGGCGGCCATCGAGTGGCGGGACGGGCCGTTCCGGAAGGAAGGCTTCCCGATCTGA
- a CDS encoding encapsulin-associated ferritin-like protein, with protein MGSEGLHEAAELLDEATVDHHRAVTSLVEELEAVDWYDQRVKATTDSSLAAVLAHNRDEEKEHACMTLEWLRRRDPVLDAHLRTYLFTTEPITEVEAGVESAGGGGSRAGGGGGAGRSAGSSGSLGIGTLKGTE; from the coding sequence ATGGGTAGCGAGGGACTCCACGAAGCGGCCGAGCTGCTCGACGAGGCGACCGTCGACCACCACCGGGCGGTCACCTCACTCGTCGAGGAGCTGGAGGCGGTCGACTGGTACGACCAGCGGGTCAAGGCCACCACGGACTCGAGCCTGGCGGCGGTGCTGGCCCACAACCGCGACGAGGAGAAGGAGCACGCCTGCATGACCCTCGAGTGGCTGCGCCGCCGGGACCCGGTGCTCGACGCCCACCTCCGCACCTATCTCTTCACCACCGAGCCGATCACCGAGGTCGAGGCCGGGGTGGAGTCGGCCGGCGGCGGGGGCAGCCGGGCCGGGGGCGGCGGCGGTGCGGGCCGGAGCGCGGGGAGCAGCGGGTCGCTCGGCATCGGCACCCTGAAAGGAACCGAGTGA
- a CDS encoding beta-phosphoglucomutase family hydrolase gives MSVRLPADIAACLLDMDGVLTRTAEVHAAAWKEMFDEFLRGRAARTRTMFVPFDAVADYDRYVDGRPREDGTREFLRSRGIDLPEGTPADSPGTETVAGLSNRKNELVLARIRTQGVKPYPGSVRFVEEARRAGLRTAVVSSSANTAEVLAAAGLTHLIDERVDASVAARERLAGKPAPDTYLAAARLLGVTPARAAVFEDALAGVEAGRAGAFGLVVGVDRVGQAADLAAHGADVVVSDLAELVG, from the coding sequence CTGTCCGTCCGGCTTCCCGCAGACATAGCCGCCTGTCTCCTCGACATGGACGGCGTGCTCACGCGCACCGCCGAGGTCCACGCCGCGGCGTGGAAGGAGATGTTCGACGAGTTCCTGCGGGGCCGCGCGGCGCGCACGAGGACCATGTTCGTGCCGTTCGACGCCGTAGCCGACTACGACCGCTACGTCGACGGGCGTCCCCGGGAGGATGGGACGCGGGAGTTCCTCCGCTCGCGTGGCATCGACCTTCCCGAGGGAACGCCCGCTGACTCGCCCGGCACGGAGACCGTGGCCGGGCTCTCGAACCGCAAGAACGAGCTGGTCCTGGCCCGCATCCGCACCCAGGGGGTGAAGCCCTACCCGGGCTCGGTGCGCTTCGTGGAGGAGGCCCGCCGGGCCGGGTTGCGCACCGCTGTCGTGTCATCCAGCGCCAACACCGCCGAGGTCCTCGCCGCCGCCGGCCTGACTCACCTGATCGACGAACGGGTCGACGCGTCGGTGGCGGCCCGGGAGCGGCTGGCGGGCAAGCCCGCCCCCGACACCTATCTCGCCGCTGCCCGGCTGCTCGGCGTGACCCCCGCCCGGGCGGCGGTGTTCGAGGACGCCCTGGCCGGGGTGGAGGCGGGCCGGGCCGGCGCCTTCGGCCTGGTCGTGGGCGTGGACCGGGTGGGCCAGGCCGCCGACCTGGCCGCCCACGGCGCCGACGTGGTCGTGTCCGACCTGGCCGAGCTGGTCGGGTAG
- a CDS encoding family 1 encapsulin nanocompartment shell protein, with protein MDHLFRDLAPVSDAAWEQIEQEAKSRLTTHLAARKLVDFSGPHGWEHSSVNLGCTATVAGPTDGVTAAQRRVLPVVELRAGFGVSRAAVEDADRGADDVDLGELDEAVRQMALAENVAVFHGYSAGGMQGITERSSHPPLAIEKDMEKYPRVVARAADVLRRAGIEGPYGLAISPEIYTGIVETTEHGGHLLFDHLRQILGGPLVWAAGVEGGVVVSLRGGDFVLDCGQDLSIGYRDHDAQMVRLYIEESFTFRVVEPDAAVVLQPRA; from the coding sequence ATGGACCATCTCTTCCGGGACCTGGCCCCGGTCTCCGATGCGGCGTGGGAGCAGATCGAGCAGGAGGCCAAGAGCCGGCTCACCACCCACCTGGCCGCCCGGAAGCTGGTGGACTTCTCCGGTCCCCACGGTTGGGAGCACTCCTCCGTCAACCTCGGCTGCACGGCCACGGTGGCGGGACCGACCGACGGCGTGACCGCCGCCCAGCGCCGGGTCCTCCCCGTCGTCGAGCTGCGGGCCGGCTTCGGCGTCAGCCGGGCCGCCGTGGAGGATGCCGATCGGGGCGCCGACGACGTCGACCTCGGGGAGCTGGACGAAGCCGTGCGCCAGATGGCGCTGGCCGAGAACGTCGCGGTCTTCCACGGCTACTCCGCCGGCGGGATGCAGGGCATAACCGAGCGCAGCTCCCACCCCCCGCTGGCCATCGAGAAGGACATGGAGAAGTACCCGAGGGTGGTGGCCCGGGCGGCCGACGTCCTGCGGCGGGCGGGGATCGAGGGGCCCTACGGGCTGGCGATCAGCCCCGAGATCTACACCGGCATCGTCGAGACGACCGAGCACGGCGGCCACCTGCTGTTCGACCACCTCCGCCAGATCCTCGGCGGACCCCTCGTGTGGGCGGCCGGCGTGGAGGGCGGGGTGGTCGTGAGCCTGCGCGGCGGGGACTTCGTCCTCGACTGCGGCCAGGACCTGTCGATCGGCTACCGCGACCACGACGCCCAGATGGTCCGGCTGTACATCGAGGAGAGCTTCACCTTCCGCGTGGTCGAGCCCGACGCCGCCGTCGTGCTCCAGCCCCGGGCCTGA
- a CDS encoding heme-binding beta-barrel domain-containing protein: MSVGEAGTSEWAPSAALAGDWEGNDGLDVSFHNARDRVGETGYLEKVQLKPFGPVENGRQSLYGLDYRMAAWRHGEEDQNPFHTEVGYWLWDARRRPDHALLRGPAGHPAHSRRHMRARRP, from the coding sequence ATGAGCGTCGGAGAGGCAGGAACGAGTGAATGGGCCCCTTCCGCGGCCCTGGCCGGGGACTGGGAGGGGAACGACGGCCTTGACGTCTCGTTCCACAACGCCCGCGACCGGGTCGGTGAGACCGGCTACCTCGAGAAGGTGCAGCTGAAGCCGTTCGGCCCGGTCGAGAACGGGCGCCAGAGCCTCTACGGGCTCGACTACCGGATGGCGGCGTGGCGCCACGGGGAAGAGGACCAGAATCCCTTCCACACCGAGGTCGGCTACTGGTTGTGGGACGCCCGCCGACGGCCAGATCATGCGCTGCTTCGTGGTCCCGCGGGCCACCCTGCTCATAGCCGGCGCCACATGCGAGCCCGACGCCCGTAG